A genomic region of Caenorhabditis elegans chromosome V contains the following coding sequences:
- the nhr-15 gene encoding Nuclear Hormone Receptor family (Product from WormBase gene class nhr;~Confirmed by transcript evidence) has translation MYSEYSPTSSSSSSGSPVEFKPDKSQLNSSEKCAICGNLAFCYNYGVLSCNACKMFFRRVEVDRITYHCKYWDRCYDGQEFVNVKKFSKRCRACRYQRCLQVGMKYICPGKLELELLNRVDDETCSLIKTLLLMDSNRRHKIANFYTPDDLTLVEIVKNNKKSRMVTKSATQMITVHDWTLLGLYVTIEMFLSMEFMGSIDNEDKIILLRNFSFKSVILNSAMRSYSSKVDRVTTPDGIDVYPDFMLRMFSPEFVIGIRSRLIARLAELKVTDEEHMLLNVLLFCDAALHNLSEKAVTTISKYQQMYSSVLLQYCLHRYQQSGPSRFADLLSLCHVVNRASEDVQHLTTIIQLHQPKTEYKQLFVDVCHRL, from the exons ATGTACTCCGAATATTCGCCGACGTCCTCCTCCAGCTCATCAGGTTCTCCGGTGGAATTTAAGCCAGACAAGAGTCAACTTAATTCGTcggaaaaatgtgcaatttgtGGAAATCTTGCTTTTTGCTACAACTATGGT GTTCTCTCGTGCAACGCGTGCAAAATGTTCTTCCGACGAGTCGAGGTAGACCGAATTACCTACCATTGTAAATATTGGGATAGATGCTACGACGGTCAAGAGTTTGTCAATG tcaaaaaattctcaaaacgaTGTCGAGCTTGCCGATATCAGCGGTGTCTTCAAGTCGGCATGAAGTATATTTGTCCCGGAAAACTGGAACTCGAGCTGCTGAACCGCGTCGACGACGAAACTTGCTCACTGATCAAAACGTTACTTTTGATGGATTCGAATCGCCGCCACAAAATCGCTAACTTTTATACACCCGACGATTTGACTCTCgtggaaattgtgaaaaacaataaaaagtcAAGAATGGTGACGAAAAGTGCCACGCAAATGATTACGGTTCACGATTGGACCCTTCTCGGGTTATATGTgacaattgaaatgtttttgagcaTGGAATTTATGGGATCCATAGATAATGAGGATAAA ATAATTCTCCTCcgcaatttttctttcaagtcCGTTATTTTAAACAGTGCAATGCGATCATACAGCTCCAAAGTTGACCGAGTAACAACGCCCGATGGGATCGATGTTTATCCGGACtttat GCTACGAATGTTTTCCCCGGAGTTCGTCATCGGAATCCGCAGTCGGCTTATAGCTCGACTGGCCGAGCTGAAAGTGACCGATGAAGAGCACATGCTGCTCAATGTTCTACTTTTCTGCGATGCAG ctctcCACAACCTGTCCGAAAAAGCCGTAACAACAATCTCAAAGTACCAACAAATGTACAGCTCCGTCCTTCTTCAATACTGCCTCCACAGATACCAACAATCCGGCCCATCCCGATTCGCCGATCTCTTATCTCTTTGCCACGTGGTGAATCGAGCGTCAGAAGATGTGCAGCACCTCACTACGATCATACAACTTCACCAACCGAAAACTGAGTACAAACAGCTTTTCGTTGATGTATGCCATAGAttatga
- the abt-4 gene encoding ABC transporter domain-containing protein (Confirmed by transcript evidence), giving the protein MGALGQLRLLLWKNWLQQLRSPWFALFELVVPLILIGASFGLLIGFSGQFETTYTERKYAAWPVSGSAYDLIMPTDPDDPIKSAIVEPYFLFNSQLTCQFLNTYTIGVNKYRMDIIFAYAPMTDATKQIMDKIQNRYTANDLLNPVAAYIKGLYNITAVPVLNTNMTYKGFTTEGEMVSWMQGQFQSECDNPLLAGIVFDDSIAKDLKNPDKRDFTYTIRLSNTHRRSRNAFGDNSYPWDTSVSFAVQYVSGPINPDDNDGGSPGYWQEGFMTVQRAVDVAITEIITGEDAQLTPLLDSYQVSRFPFPGYSTKIIEIGAFFMPVIVIFSFMTSVIYIVRAVVVEKEDRLKEYMRVMGLSQFINWVAHFIINYAKLTFAVIVLTILMHFVALKSDMTLMFVFLMIYAFDVVYFAFMISSFMNSATSATLISVVFWMLLYFWYAFFSSIDQTNPYPLGYRLINCINPDIALNYGLQLLAAYETQADGLKWGELFTPPSPDNNLTFGHALIALIVDGIIMIILTWYIEAVIPGGEGVPQKPWFFVLPSYWFPNSGSKTVDSSDQFQQIQYADHVKLEKEPTDLIPTINVVNLTKTYGTSFFKKLFDCKFGKSGEKRAVSNLNLKMYPGQCTVLLGHNGAGKSTTFSMLTGVASPSSGSAYVNDFDIRTSLPKIRREMGLCPQYNTLFGFMTVMEHLEFFAKLKERTWDPEEAREILARLRIDFKADFMAGALSGGQKRKLSLAIALIGGSEVVMLDEPTSGMDPGARHETWTLIQREKERRTILLTTHFMEEADLLGDRIAIMAHGQLECCGSPMFLKQQYGDGYHLTIVYDTTSTPDVSKTTDIIREYIPEAHVFSYIGQEATYLLSATHRPIFPKLFKELEDHQTQCGITSFGVSITTMEEVFLKVGHTADERYNYEHGIENDISEMIEKDDPILQDLRAQVRVTGFTLQMQHAKAMFYKRAIFFFRKWTQFLPQLVFPVAYLVLMVFTSQVLPSVKEQDPQTISLAPFSDTKKAGHLVSDSGNYVTLLGGSQNLSSMVQGTVTQLGVTQTVVDITSNVEKFIMDQTNAMGSRTFGLHYALGFVPSMFNFSTVSVPSLKTFFNNFGLYTPALAITFTDSMILSQKQKKQYSFTAVNHPLPPSTQDTLKNTNRSDGAAFLIAYGLIVSFAVCVAGYSQFLITERKKKSKHMQLLSGIRPWMFWLTAFIWDAAWFVIRILCFDAIFYIFNITAYTHDFGVMLILTLSFLLYGWTALPFTYWFQFFFESAPKGFMMVTMYHILTGMIGSIAVPIISQTSSLDAGYLWSIIFAWLFPTYNISQIATVTFQNENVRIACKKLDCTIPMFKAVTACCGTASERLYVDNVLFVGNRKGILVYVIFLAVQGFIYWIWVFMRENDQFTKLFALIRCRKADNPIWDITDTDKVDERDVEDSDVIAEKSVVQRLANNNKTALVSNNLVKWYGNFNAVKGVNFHVNSKDCFGLLGVNGAGKTSTFQMLTGENSISSGDAYVNGWSVKNNWREAGANTGYCPQYDAIIKEMSGEETLYMFARIRGIPEKDIPKKVNAVIHAIGIGMYASRQIKTYSGGNKRRLSLGIAIVGLPDVLLLDEPTSGVDPKARRIIWNILNRLRDLGTALVLTSHSMDECEALCTELAIMVYGKFRCYGSCQHIKSRYGSGYTLLIRLKNRNDAEKTKSTIKQTFRGSVIKEEHVLQLNFDIPRDGDSWSRLFEKLETVSTSLNWDDYSLSQTTLEQVFIEFSRDAGVSSDSEFDGASSTGSANSRGKQNGYTNRALTIESDAESAMYF; this is encoded by the exons atgggTGCATTGGGCCAACTCCGGCTCCTGCTCTGGAAAAACTGGCTCCAGCAGCTCAGATCACCGTGGTTTGCTCTTTTCGAGCTCGTCGTTCCCCTCATTCTCATCGGAGCCAGTTTTGGGCTTTTGATTGgt ttctCCGGACAATTCGAGACAACGTACACAGAGCGTAAATATGCGGCGTGGCCAGTCTCCGGCAGTGCCTACGATCTCATAATGCCCACGGATCCCGATGACCCCATAAAATCTGCAATCGTTGAACCATATTTTCTGTTTAATTCGCAGCTCacttgtcaatttttgaatacttatACGATAGGAGTTAACAAGTATCGAATGG ACATTATCTTCGCCTATGCACCAATGACAGATGCCACTAAACAAATCATGGACAAAATCCAAAATCGTTACACAGCGAATGATCTACTCAATCCTGTCGCGGCATACATAAAGGGACTCTACAATATCACAGCAGTACCAGTTTTGAACACGAATATGACATACAAAGGGTTCACAACCGAAGGCGAAATGGTTTCCTGGATGCAGGGACAGTTTCAGAGTGAATGTGACAATCCGCTTTTGG CTGGTATTGTGTTCGACGACTCCATCGCAAAAGATCTCAAGAACCCCGACAAACGAGATTTCACCTACACAATCCGACTCTCAAATACTCACCGAAGATCCAGAAAC gCCTTCGGTGACAACTCCTACCCATGGGATACCTCTGTCTCATTTGCTGTTCAGTATGTCAGCGGTCCCATCAACCCGGATGACAATGACGGAGGTTCCCCCGGATACTGGCAGGAGGGTTTCATGACTGTCCAAAGAGCTGTCGACGTGGCGATCACCGAGATTATCACTGGGGAGGATGCTCAGCTCACCCCGCTTCTCGATTCCTACCAAGTATCGAGATTCCCGTTTCCCGGGTATTCCACGAAGATTATTGAGATCGGAGCGTTCTTCATGCCTGTCATTGTGATTTTCTCCTTCATGACCAGCGTCATTTACATCGTAAGGGCGGTTGTTGTGGAGAAGGAGGATCGGCTGAAAGAGTACATGAGAGTCATGGGACTATCCCAGTTTATCAACTGGGTTGCTCATTTTATCATCAACTACGCCAAGCTCACTTTTGCAGTTATTGTGTTAACGATTCTCATGCACTTCGTCGCTTTGAAATCCGACATGACACTAATGTTCGTCTTCCTGATGATCTACGCCTTCGATGTTGTCTACTTCGCCTTTATGATCTCCTCATTCATGAACTCCGCCACATCGGCCACCCTTATCTCTGTCGTCTTCTGGATGTTGCTCTACTTCTGGTACGCATTCTTCTCCTCCATCGATCAAACGAATCCGTACCCATTGGGCTACCGACTTATTAATTGCATCAACCCGGATATTGCGTTAAACTACGGGCTTCAACTGCTAGCTGCCTACGAGACACAGGCGGATGGGCTCAAGTGGGGAGAGCTTTTTACACCGCCAAGCCCTGATAACAACTTGACGTTTGGACATGCTTTGATCGCACTTATCGTCGATGGAATTATCATGATTATTTTGACATGGTACATTGAAGCAGTGATTCCAGGAGGAGAAGGAGTGCCTCAAAAACCATGGTTCTTTGTCCTG cCATCCTACTGGTTCCCGAATAGCGGCTCCAAGACTGTGGACTCTTCTGATCAGTTCCAACAAATACAATACGCGGATCATGTGAAGCTCGAGAAAGAGCCCACCGATCTCATACCAACTATTAATGTGGTCAACCTAACGAAAACTTATGGTACATCGTTTTTCAAGAAACTCTTTGActgtaaatttggaaaatctggaGAAAAACGAGCCGTTAGCAATTTGAACCTGAAAATGTACCCGGGTCAATGTACAGTACTACTTGGGCACAATGGAGCCGGAAAGTCGACTACGTTCAGTATGCTTACCGGAGTAGCCTCGCCTAGCTCGGGTTCGGCGTACGTTAATGATTTTGACATTAGAACTTCGCTGCCAAAGATCCGCCGTGAAATGGGACTCTGTCCGCAATACAACACACTTTTCGGATTCATGACGGTCATGGAGCATCTCGAGTTTTTCGCAAAGCTGAAGGAGAGGACATGGGATCCCGAAGAGGCTCGTGAGATTCTGGCTCGACTGAGAATCGACTTCAAGGCTGATTTCATGGCGGGCGCCTTGTCTGGTGGACAGAAGCGGAAGCTATCATTAGCTATTGCCTTGATTGGAGGCTCAGAGGTTGTGATGCTCGACGAGCCGACATCTGGCATGGATCCTGGAGCTAGACACGAGACATGGACACTGATTCAACGAGAGAAGGAACGGAGAACCATTTTGTTGACTACTCATTTCATGGAGGAAGCTGACTTGTTAG GGGACAGAATTGCAATTATGGCTCACGGTCAGCTGGAATGCTGTGGCTCCCCAATGTTCCTCAAACAGCAATATGGAGACGGGTACCATTTGACAATTGTTTATGACACCACTTCTACTCCAGACGTCTCGAAGACCACGGACATCATTAGAGAATATATTCCAG AAGCCCACGTCTTCTCCTACATTGGTCAAGAAGCCACGTATCTTCTGTCGGCCACGCACCGCCCGATTTTcccaaaattgtttaaagaaCTTGAAGATCATCAGACACAATGTGGAATCACCAGTTTTGGAGTTTCCATCACCACTATGGAGGAGGTGTTCCTGAAAGTTGGACACACGGCAGATGAGCGCTACAATTATGAGCATGGCATTGAAAATGATATCAGTGAGATGATTGAGAAAGATGATCCGATTTTACAAGACCTCCGCGCCCAGGTCCGCGTAACAGGCTTCACTCTTCAAATGCAGCACGCCAAGGCGATGTTCTACAAGCGAGCCATCTTTTTCTTCCGTAAATGGACTCAATTTTTGCCACAGCTGGTGTTCCCGGTTGCTTACTTGGTTCTTATGGTGTTCACGTCTCAAGTGCTCCCTTCTGTCAAAGAACAGGATCCACAGACAATTTCATTGGCTCCATTCTCCGACACGAAAAAAGCGGGTCACCTTGTCAGTGACTCTGGGAACTATGTCACGCTTCTTGGAGGCTCGCAAAATTTGTCCAG catgGTTCAAGGCACCGTGACACAGCTTGGTGTCACTCAAACAGTGGTCGATATAACTAGCAACGTTGAGAAATTCATTATGGATCAGACAAATGCTATGGGTTCCCGGACATTCGGGCTTCATTATGCACTTGGTTTTGTACCGTCTATGTTCAATTTCAGTACTGTATCCGTTCCATCTCTTAAAA CATTCTTCAACAATTTCGGTTTATACACACCAGCGCTAGCAATTACTTTCACGGATTCTATGATTTTGTCGCAAAAGCAGAAGAAGCAGTATTCGTTTACG GCTGTGAATCACCCTCTCCCACCATCCACCCAAGACACGTTGAAGAATACGAATAGAAGTGACGGAGCCGCATTTTTGATTGCTTATGGATTGATTG TATCCTTCGCTGTCTGCGTTGCTGGATATTCCCAATTCCTGATTACCGAACGCAAGAAGAAATCCAAGCACATGCAGCTGCTCTCAGGAATCCGTCCTTGGATGTTCTGGCTGACTGCGTTCATCTGGGACGCCGCGTGGTTTGTCATTCGGATCCTTTGCTTCGACGCCATCTTCTACATCTTCAACATCACCGCCTACACCCATGACTTTGGTGTCATGCTGATCCTTACCCTCTCCTTCCTTTTATACGGCTGGACCGCGCTGCCCTTCACCTATTGGTTCCAGTTCTTCTTCGAGTCCGCGCCGAAAGGATTCATGATGGTCACGATGTATCATATTTTGACAGGAATGATTGGGTCGATCGCAGTTCCGATTATTTCTCAAACGTCTAGTCTGGATGCTGGTTATCTGTGGTCCATCATTTTTGCGTGGCTCTTCCCGACGTATAACATTTCGCAGATCGCCACAGTG accttCCAAAACGAGAACGTTCGAATCGCTTGCAAGAAACTTGACTGCACGATTCCGATGTTCAAAGCGGTGACGGCTTGCTGTGGAACTGCTTCAGAACGTCTCTACGTCGATAACGTGCTCTTTGTTGGAAATCGGAAAGGAATTTTAGTCTATGTGATATTCCTTGCCGTCCAAGGATTCATCTATTGGATTTGGGTGTTCATGAGAGAAAATGATCAGTTCACAAAACTGTTTGCATTGATAAGATGTAGAAAAGCTGATAACCCAATTTGGGATATCACCGATACTGATAAAGTTGATGAGAGAGATGTGGAGGATTCGGATGTAATTGCGGAGAAATCAGTGGTTCAAAGACTTGCGAATAACAACAAGACGGCTCTAGTCAGTAATAATTTGGTGAAATG gtacgGAAACTTCAACGCCGTGAAAGGAGTCAACTTCCATGTCAACTCCAAAGACTGCTTCGGACTTCTGGGAGTTAACGGAGCCGGAAAAACGTCCACGTTCCAAATGCTCACTGGAGAGAACTCGATTAGTTCAGGAGATGCCTACGTAAATGGTTGGAGCGTGAAGAACAATTGGAGGGAAGCCGGAGCAAACACGGGATACTGCCCACAATATGACGCGATTATCAAGGAAATGTCTGGAGAGGAGACTCTGTACATGTTCGCCAGAATTCGAGGCATACCGGAGAAGGATATTCCGAAAAAG GTCAACGCTGTTATCCACGCTATCGGAATCGGAATGTATGCCAGTCGCCAAATCAAGACCTACTCTGGCGGAAACAAGCGCCGTCTCTCCCTGGGTATTGCCATTGTTGGTCTGCCCGACGTCCTCCTCCTCGACGAGCCGACCTCAGGTGTGGATCCAAAGGCTAGACGTATTAtctggaatattttgaatCGTTTGAGAGACTTGGGTACTGCTCTTGTCCTCACTTCTCATAGTATGGATGAATGTGAAGCGTTGTGCACGGAACTGGCGATTATGGTTTATG gaaaattccGATGCTATGGAAGTTGTCAGCATATCAAGAGTAGATATGGAAGTGGATACACTCTGCTAATCCGTCTCAAGAACCGAAATGACGCTGAAAAGACCAAGTCAACGATCAAGCAAACATTCCGCGGAAGCGTCATCAAGGAGGAACACGTCCTCCAGCTCAACTTTGACATTCCACGTGATGGAGATTCGTGGTCTCGCCTCTTCGAGAAGCTTGAAACAGTCTCCACGTCGCTCAACTGGGATGATTACTCGCTGTCGCAAACCACACTGGAGCAGGTGTTCATCGAATTCAGCAGGGACGCCGGGGTATCTTCGGATTCGGAGTTTGATGGAGCCAGCAGCACAGGGTCCGCCAACTCGCGAGGCAAACAGAATGGTTACACGAATCGGGCACTAACCATTGAAAGCGACGCGGAAAGTGCCATgtatttctaa
- the dmd-8 gene encoding DM domain-containing protein (Confirmed by transcript evidence), giving the protein MSSSSLSSSSNASSLSAPEGLSPNNSLSPDVGAQRFFSQGKRIPKDVKRHCGMCKQHGVFVETRGHTCEYRSCECEQCDLVRKRREIMSTQIRLRREQDKKFQRTNDISEANVFPGFTGGEADEKAVMENMNMCYFCQKCKNHNVLVWKKNHKKECQYSSCECQQCNLIDSRRALDRHIKKRKMSIKGNTVEAIAPKSPKKEGSTTASSSSLSSSSGCNSDESASSSDCSLSGMLSEKLNMAPQVQMKFDFSAGGFMIPAATSANASTSPAGSPFETTSPMPLLLPHSPIALPQLAPSSLPLSFLTVPSLMSTAASPFFTAPLMYGAAPTLFPNPLLMTPIGMQMLFQNFQNFQNIRELSAAISCAETD; this is encoded by the exons ATGTCCTCATCTTCCCTGTCATCTTCTTCAAATGCCTCATCGCTCAGTGCTCCAGAAGGGCTTTCACCAAACAACAGCCTCTCCCCGGATGTTGGAGCACAGAGATTTTTCAGCCAAGGGAAAAGGATCCCGAAAG atgtgaaACGGCACTGTGGAATGTGCAAGCAGCATGGAGTTTTCGTAGAGACGCGCGGGCACACCTGCGAATATAGAAGTTGCGAGTGTGAGCAGTGTGACTTGGTCCGTAAGCGACGGGAGATCATGTCAACTCAGATTCGTCTCCGACGAGAGCAAGACAAGAAGTTCCAG CGTACCAATGATATCAGCGAGGCCAACGTGTTCCCAGGCTTCACAGGTGGGGAGGCAGATGAAAAAGCTGTCATGGAGAACATGAACATGTGCTATTTCTGCCAAAAATGCAAGAATCACAATGTGCTCGTCTggaagaaaaatcacaaaaaggAGTGCCAATATTCCAGCTGCGAATGCCAACAGTGTAACTTGATTGATTCCCGTCGTGCCCTGGACCGGCATATTAAGAAGCGAAAAATGAGCATAAAGGGCAACACGGTTGAAGCTATCGCACCGAAAAGTCCCAAAAAAGAGGGCTCCACCACGGCTTCATCATCGTCACTCTCATCTTCTTCGGGCTGCAATTCGGACGAGTCGGCTTCATCCTCGGATTGCTCGCTATCTGGAATGCTATCAGAGAAGTTGAACATGGCTCCGCAGGTTCAGATGAAATTCGACTTCAGTGCCGGGGGATTTATGATTCCTGCAGCGACTTCGGCAAATGCAAGCACTAGTCCGGCTGGTTCTCCATTTGAG acaacatCTCCAATGCCGCTTCTCCTTCCGCATTCACCAATTGCTCTTCCACAACTTGCTCCATCAAGCCTACCGCTTTCATTTCTTACCGTACCCTCTCTCATGTCCACCGCGGCCTCACCATTTTTCACGGCTCCGCTTATGTACGGAGCTGCTCCAACTCTTTTCCCGAATCCTCTCCTGATGACCCCTATCGGAATGCAAATgttgttccagaactttcaaaattttcagaatatccgTGAGCTTAGCGCTGCAATTAGCTGCGCTGAAACcgattga